ACGGCTGGATTGCAGCACGCTGGAGCGGGTTTTTGGCACCACGCGCCCGGACTGGCAGGCCGGGCTGAAGGATATTCTGAAGGATCTGGGAGAGCGGGCATGACCACAGGCACATCCGGCGCGGGCCGCAAAGGCATCATTCTGGCAGGTGGCTCCGGCACGCGGCTTTATCCGATCACCATGGCGGTCTCCAAACAGCTTTTGCCGCTCTATGACAAGCCGATGATCTACTACCCTTTGTCGGTGCTGATGCTGGCGGGCATCCGCGAGATCTGCGTCATCACCACGCCGCAGGATCAGGATCAGTTCACCCGGCTTTTGGGCGATGGCAGCCAGTGGGGCATCTCTCTCACCTATGTGGAGCAGCCCAGCCCCGACGGTCTGGCGCAGGCCTTTGTGCTGGCCGAAGACTTCCTGGATGGTGCCCCTTCTGCGCTGGTGCTGGGCGACAATGTGTTCTTTGGCCATGGCCTGCCGAAACTCCTGGCGGCGGCGGATGCGCAGACCAGCGGTGGCACCGTTTTTGGCTATCACGTGGCCGATCCCGAACGCTATGGCGTGGTGGAGTTCGACGCTGAGGGCCGCGCCCGCGAGATCATTGAAAAACCCGCCGTGCCGCCGTCGAACTATGCGGTGACGGGGCTGTATTTCCTGGATGGCAGCGCGCCGGAACGGGCGCGGCAGGTCACGCCCAGCCCCCGCGGCGAGCTGGAGATCACCGATCTGTTGCAGATGTATCTTGACCAAGGCGCCCTCCGGGTGGAGACTATGGGCCGCGGTTATGCCTGGCTGGACACCGGCACCCATGGATCGCTGCTGGATGCGGGCAATTTCGTGCGCACCCTGCAAGAGCGCCAGGGGCTGCAGACCGGCTGCCCCGAGGAAATCGCCCATGAGGCAGGCTGGATTGACGCCGCCCAGCTGCGCACCCGCG
The sequence above is drawn from the Phaeobacter porticola genome and encodes:
- the rfbA gene encoding glucose-1-phosphate thymidylyltransferase RfbA, producing MTTGTSGAGRKGIILAGGSGTRLYPITMAVSKQLLPLYDKPMIYYPLSVLMLAGIREICVITTPQDQDQFTRLLGDGSQWGISLTYVEQPSPDGLAQAFVLAEDFLDGAPSALVLGDNVFFGHGLPKLLAAADAQTSGGTVFGYHVADPERYGVVEFDAEGRAREIIEKPAVPPSNYAVTGLYFLDGSAPERARQVTPSPRGELEITDLLQMYLDQGALRVETMGRGYAWLDTGTHGSLLDAGNFVRTLQERQGLQTGCPEEIAHEAGWIDAAQLRTRAEMFAKNAYGAYLERLLN